Proteins co-encoded in one Polynucleobacter sp. MWH-UH19D genomic window:
- a CDS encoding integration host factor subunit alpha — MSELNSNDTVTKNELSEALFDQVGLNKREAKDMIDAFFDRIGQSLESGTEVKISGFGNFQLRNKSARPGRNPKTGQMIPIAARRVVTFHASQKLKDVVESHARENRV; from the coding sequence ATGAGTGAACTAAATTCTAACGATACCGTAACAAAAAATGAGTTATCTGAAGCGCTCTTTGATCAAGTGGGTTTGAATAAGCGCGAAGCAAAAGATATGATCGATGCCTTTTTTGATCGTATTGGTCAGTCGCTTGAATCGGGTACGGAAGTAAAGATTTCTGGTTTTGGTAATTTTCAGTTGCGCAATAAATCGGCTCGTCCTGGCCGAAATCCAAAGACAGGTCAGATGATTCCAATCGCCGCTAGACGTGTAGTGACATTTCATGCAAGTCAAAAGCTCAAAGATGTAGTGGAGTCACATGCTCGAGAAAACCGAGTTTGA
- a CDS encoding MerR family transcriptional regulator, with product MLEKTEFDASSALPSSQLPPIPAKRYFTIGEVADLCGVRSHVLRYWEQEFSQLSPQKRRGNRRYYQHHEVVLIRKIRALLYEEGFTISGARNRLEEARGELRLRDELLAVLEILSK from the coding sequence ATGCTCGAGAAAACCGAGTTTGATGCTAGCTCGGCACTTCCGAGCTCTCAACTTCCCCCTATACCAGCTAAGCGCTATTTCACGATTGGTGAAGTAGCGGATCTCTGTGGTGTTCGCTCGCACGTTTTACGTTACTGGGAGCAGGAGTTTTCTCAGTTAAGTCCGCAAAAACGTCGTGGCAATCGCCGTTACTATCAACATCACGAAGTCGTCTTAATTCGTAAAATTCGTGCCTTGCTGTATGAAGAGGGCTTTACGATTAGTGGCGCTAGAAATCGTCTCGAAGAAGCTCGCGGAGAGTTGCGTTTGCGTGATGAGTTGCTTGCTGTCCTAGAAATTTTATCTAAGTAG
- a CDS encoding PaaI family thioesterase has protein sequence MTTSDPNTQKQPRTTFFGLDIPFLDHLGVVPESAENGKVRISYVVKPEHTNSFHVAQGGVIMTLLDFAMGAAARTASNHQLGAITIDMTTSFLRPSLGKIVVEGTLLKAGKSINYCEAVAFNEAGEITAKASGTFVLRR, from the coding sequence ATGACTACATCTGACCCCAATACCCAAAAACAACCGAGAACAACATTTTTTGGCCTAGATATTCCTTTCTTGGATCATTTGGGCGTGGTGCCTGAGTCCGCAGAAAATGGAAAGGTGCGCATCAGCTATGTTGTGAAGCCTGAGCACACCAATAGCTTTCATGTAGCGCAAGGCGGGGTCATCATGACTCTATTGGATTTTGCGATGGGGGCTGCTGCACGTACAGCGTCAAATCACCAGTTAGGTGCCATCACTATTGATATGACAACCAGTTTCTTGCGCCCTAGTCTTGGCAAGATTGTGGTTGAAGGCACGCTTTTAAAGGCTGGAAAGTCGATTAATTACTGTGAAGCAGTTGCTTTTAATGAAGCGGGGGAGATAACCGCTAAAGCAAGTGGAACATTTGTTTTAAGGCGTTAA
- a CDS encoding H-NS histone family protein produces the protein MSSYKELLAQREQLDKQIKEAIAREKADGIAKAKLIIEQYGLSASDLFSRKAGGKSAGGKVAPKYRNPSTGETWTGRGKAPKWIEGRDRSNFLI, from the coding sequence ATGTCTTCTTACAAAGAACTATTGGCTCAACGAGAGCAATTAGATAAGCAGATTAAAGAGGCGATTGCCCGTGAAAAAGCCGACGGAATTGCTAAAGCAAAGCTCATCATTGAACAATATGGCCTGTCAGCATCAGATCTATTCAGTCGTAAGGCTGGTGGTAAAAGTGCAGGCGGCAAGGTAGCACCTAAGTACCGCAATCCATCTACTGGTGAAACATGGACTGGTCGCGGTAAGGCGCCGAAATGGATTGAAGGCAGAGATCGCAGTAACTTTCTTATATAA
- a CDS encoding excisionase family DNA-binding protein, with amino-acid sequence MKLRESMKAITPEMEYLSTRQSAKVLQVSLGTVQKMVELGELIAWKTRGGHRRILASSLEQQLQRRKRAMRQKSAQHCVAMGIFRRSENSTALLQAIQDWQLKVEMEVAVDSLEGLMKAVSIAPDLIYLDALIPPVEQVHLIHYLSKNKDTQRIPILVDEGFIKLHPGVVTLADENAGTRSQIPEELKEELENGLIELNPLIIAYPATDPDMDPELNPENRHELLEPLFLEALSRKCL; translated from the coding sequence ATGAAATTAAGGGAGAGTATGAAAGCAATTACCCCAGAAATGGAATATCTAAGTACCAGACAAAGCGCTAAGGTTTTACAAGTTTCTCTCGGAACCGTGCAAAAAATGGTGGAATTAGGTGAATTAATAGCCTGGAAGACCCGAGGTGGTCATAGACGCATATTGGCAAGCTCCCTAGAACAGCAATTACAAAGACGTAAGCGGGCTATGCGCCAAAAAAGCGCCCAACACTGTGTTGCCATGGGAATCTTTCGACGATCTGAGAACAGCACGGCTCTTTTGCAGGCAATTCAAGACTGGCAGCTTAAAGTGGAAATGGAGGTTGCAGTTGACAGCCTTGAGGGCTTAATGAAGGCCGTATCTATTGCTCCCGACCTGATCTATTTGGATGCCTTGATACCCCCTGTTGAGCAAGTGCATTTGATCCATTATTTGAGTAAAAACAAGGACACACAGAGAATACCTATACTAGTAGATGAGGGTTTTATAAAGCTTCACCCTGGCGTAGTCACCCTTGCTGACGAGAATGCTGGAACTCGATCCCAGATCCCTGAAGAGCTCAAAGAAGAGCTGGAAAATGGGCTTATTGAGCTTAATCCACTGATTATTGCTTATCCAGCCACAGACCCCGATATGGATCCTGAACTCAATCCAGAAAACCGCCATGAGCTACTAGAGCCTCTATTTCTAGAAGCCTTATCAAGAAAGTGCCTTTAA
- a CDS encoding 2-oxoglutarate dehydrogenase E1 component — MMQDQRDKSYLFGGNAPYVEELYESYLHDPASVEDHWRDYFDNVKQVPAVDGSSRTDIAHGPIVASFAERAKQGPIRTISDSADSELGRKRVAVQQLIAAYRNVGNRWANIDPLKRTERQDIPELDPAFYGFTDGDMDIVFNTSNTFFGKSEMTLRDLLQALRETYCGTIGAEFMFIADQKIKKWWQEKLESIRSTARFNVEEKRQILDRLTAAEGLERYLQAKYVGQKRFSLEGGESFIACMDELIRDAGSKGVQEIVIGMAHRGRLNVLVNTLGKMPKDLFAEFEHKGPETLPAGDVKYHQGFSSDISTPGGPVHLSLAFNPSHLEIVNPVVEGSARARMERRGDMLGEQVMPVLVHGDAAIAGQGVMQETLAMSEVRGYSTGGTVHIVINNQIGFTTSDPRDLRSSLYCTDIMKIVDAPVLHVNGDDPEAVVLATKLAVEFRTKFHKDVAIDIICFRKLGHNEQDTPAMTQPLMYKIIAAHPGTRKLYADKLETQGALPAGTGDLMVKEYRAAMDEGKQTSDPVLSNFKGKFAVDWSPFLNKKWTDEADTAIPLTEWKRLSEKISTIPENFKAHPLVAKVYNDRAAMGRGEINVDWGMGEHMAFASLVASGYPVRLSGEDSGRGTFTHRHAVLHDQNREKWDTGTYVALQHVTKDQAPFVVIDSILSEEAVLGFEYGYAAAEPNTLTIWEAQFGDFANGAQVVIDQFIASGEVKWGRANGLVMMLPHGYEGQGPEHSSARLERFMQLCADTNMQVIQPTTASQIFHVLRRQMIRQFRKPLILFTPKSLLRNKDAGSPLSEFTKGGFQTVIGERDETIDAKQVTRLIACSGKVYYDLVKQRTEKKATDVAIIRVEQLYPFPHKALAAELKKYPKLEEVVWCQDEPQNQGAWFFVQHNILENMSDGMKLAYAGRPASASPACGYAHLHQEQQKSLLNAAFAKLKGYVITK, encoded by the coding sequence ATGATGCAGGATCAAAGAGATAAATCCTATCTCTTCGGGGGAAATGCCCCCTACGTAGAAGAACTCTACGAATCGTATTTACACGACCCAGCCTCAGTTGAGGACCATTGGCGTGATTATTTTGATAATGTGAAGCAAGTTCCAGCTGTTGATGGTTCATCTCGAACCGATATAGCGCATGGACCAATTGTTGCCTCATTTGCAGAGCGCGCAAAGCAAGGTCCTATCAGAACAATTTCTGATTCAGCGGATTCTGAGTTGGGGCGTAAACGTGTTGCAGTTCAACAGTTAATTGCAGCTTATCGTAACGTTGGAAATCGCTGGGCCAATATTGATCCATTAAAGCGGACAGAGCGCCAGGATATTCCTGAGTTGGATCCTGCCTTCTACGGTTTCACTGATGGCGATATGGATATCGTCTTTAACACAAGCAATACTTTCTTTGGTAAGTCAGAAATGACCTTGCGCGATTTGCTGCAGGCATTACGTGAGACTTACTGCGGCACGATTGGCGCCGAGTTTATGTTCATTGCCGATCAAAAGATTAAGAAGTGGTGGCAAGAAAAGCTGGAGTCTATTCGATCTACTGCGCGGTTTAATGTCGAAGAGAAACGTCAAATCTTGGACCGCCTCACTGCGGCCGAGGGTCTTGAGCGCTATCTCCAGGCTAAATATGTAGGTCAAAAGCGCTTCTCCCTCGAGGGCGGTGAAAGCTTTATCGCCTGTATGGATGAGTTAATTCGTGATGCGGGTAGCAAAGGCGTACAAGAGATCGTGATTGGTATGGCCCACCGTGGCCGTCTCAACGTTCTCGTGAATACTTTAGGCAAGATGCCAAAAGACTTATTTGCTGAGTTCGAGCATAAAGGTCCTGAGACATTACCTGCGGGTGACGTGAAGTATCACCAAGGTTTCTCTAGCGATATTTCTACTCCTGGCGGCCCAGTCCATTTGTCATTGGCATTTAACCCATCTCACCTTGAGATCGTTAATCCAGTGGTTGAGGGTTCTGCACGTGCTCGTATGGAGCGTCGTGGCGATATGTTGGGCGAGCAGGTTATGCCAGTTTTGGTACACGGTGATGCTGCGATTGCAGGTCAGGGTGTGATGCAAGAAACACTGGCAATGTCAGAGGTTCGTGGTTATTCCACTGGGGGCACGGTTCATATCGTGATTAATAACCAGATTGGTTTCACTACATCTGATCCGCGCGATTTGCGTTCAAGCTTGTACTGTACAGACATCATGAAGATTGTTGATGCGCCTGTATTGCACGTGAATGGTGATGATCCAGAGGCTGTGGTGCTGGCAACCAAGTTAGCTGTTGAGTTCCGCACCAAGTTTCATAAAGACGTGGCGATCGACATTATTTGCTTCCGTAAATTGGGTCACAACGAGCAAGATACACCCGCGATGACGCAGCCATTGATGTACAAAATTATTGCAGCCCATCCTGGTACTCGTAAGCTCTACGCTGACAAGCTGGAAACTCAAGGGGCTTTGCCCGCTGGTACCGGCGATTTGATGGTTAAAGAGTATCGTGCCGCTATGGATGAGGGTAAGCAAACCTCTGACCCAGTACTCAGCAACTTCAAAGGTAAGTTTGCGGTGGATTGGTCTCCCTTCTTGAACAAGAAGTGGACTGATGAGGCTGATACTGCAATTCCGCTGACAGAGTGGAAGCGCTTATCTGAAAAAATTTCCACCATTCCAGAAAACTTTAAAGCTCACCCGCTAGTTGCTAAGGTCTATAACGATCGCGCTGCAATGGGTCGCGGTGAGATTAATGTTGACTGGGGTATGGGTGAGCACATGGCTTTTGCTTCTCTGGTTGCCAGTGGTTATCCAGTTCGTCTATCTGGTGAGGATAGCGGTCGCGGTACATTTACCCATCGTCATGCGGTGCTACACGATCAAAATCGTGAGAAGTGGGATACCGGCACTTATGTAGCTTTGCAGCACGTCACTAAAGATCAAGCTCCATTTGTGGTGATTGACTCGATTCTTTCTGAAGAGGCAGTTCTTGGTTTTGAATATGGTTATGCAGCTGCAGAGCCAAATACCTTAACCATTTGGGAAGCCCAGTTTGGTGACTTTGCCAACGGCGCGCAGGTTGTGATTGACCAATTCATCGCCTCTGGTGAAGTGAAGTGGGGTCGTGCAAACGGCTTGGTCATGATGTTGCCGCATGGCTATGAAGGTCAAGGCCCTGAGCATTCATCAGCACGTTTGGAGCGCTTCATGCAGTTATGCGCTGATACCAATATGCAAGTGATTCAGCCGACAACCGCATCACAAATTTTCCATGTGCTGCGTCGTCAAATGATTCGTCAGTTCCGCAAGCCGCTGATTTTGTTTACACCAAAATCTTTGTTGCGCAACAAAGATGCTGGCTCGCCACTTTCTGAATTTACTAAGGGTGGTTTCCAGACAGTTATTGGTGAGCGTGATGAAACCATCGATGCTAAACAAGTAACCCGTTTAATTGCTTGCTCTGGCAAGGTCTATTACGACTTGGTTAAGCAGCGCACTGAAAAGAAAGCGACTGATGTTGCGATTATTCGTGTTGAGCAGTTATATCCATTCCCGCACAAGGCTTTGGCTGCAGAGTTGAAGAAGTATCCAAAGTTAGAAGAGGTGGTTTGGTGTCAAGACGAGCCACAAAATCAAGGCGCCTGGTTCTTTGTTCAGCACAATATTTTGGAAAACATGTCTGATGGCATGAAGTTGGCATACGCAGGTCGCCCTGCATCAGCTTCTCCTGCTTGTGGATATGCCCATTTGCACCAAGAACAACAGAAGTCTCTTCTCAACGCGGCATTTGCCAAATTAAAGGGTTATGTGATCACAAAATAA
- the odhB gene encoding 2-oxoglutarate dehydrogenase complex dihydrolipoyllysine-residue succinyltransferase has translation MAIFEVKVPQLSESVAEATLLQWKKKVGDAVGQDEILIEIETDKVVLEVPAPSAGVLTEIVVADGGTVVADQLIAKIDSTAVASAAPAAAAPAPAAAPATAPAKAAAPAKATGAAASPSAAKILAEKNVDAGQVAGSGRDGRITKGDALNASAGGAKSASLPSAPIPTGDRPEERVPMSRLRARIAERLLESQANNAILTTFNEVNMGPVIALRNKYKDQFEKTHGVKLGFMSFFVKAATHALKKFPLLNASVDGNDIVYHGYFDIGIAVSSPRGLVVPILRDVDQMNLADIEKKIAEFGVKAREGKLSIEELTGGTFSISNGGVFGSMLSTPIINPPQSAILGIHATKDRAVVENGQVVVRPINYLALSYDHRIIDGREAVLGLVAMKDALEDPSRLLLDL, from the coding sequence ATGGCTATTTTTGAAGTTAAGGTTCCACAACTCTCTGAGTCGGTTGCTGAAGCAACATTGTTGCAATGGAAAAAGAAGGTCGGCGACGCTGTTGGTCAAGACGAAATCTTGATCGAAATTGAAACTGATAAGGTTGTTCTCGAAGTGCCAGCGCCCTCTGCTGGTGTATTGACTGAGATCGTAGTTGCAGACGGCGGCACGGTTGTTGCTGATCAGTTAATTGCAAAAATCGATAGCACTGCCGTTGCATCCGCTGCCCCAGCCGCTGCAGCTCCTGCTCCAGCAGCAGCCCCAGCTACAGCACCTGCAAAAGCAGCTGCTCCTGCAAAGGCTACTGGCGCAGCCGCTTCTCCTTCAGCAGCAAAAATTCTGGCTGAAAAGAATGTCGATGCAGGCCAGGTTGCTGGTTCTGGTCGTGATGGCCGCATTACCAAAGGCGATGCATTAAATGCTTCTGCTGGTGGTGCAAAGTCTGCCTCATTGCCAAGTGCGCCAATTCCAACAGGTGATCGTCCTGAAGAGCGTGTACCAATGAGCCGTTTGCGTGCTCGTATTGCTGAACGTTTGCTCGAGTCACAAGCAAATAATGCAATTTTGACTACATTCAATGAAGTCAATATGGGCCCAGTGATTGCTTTACGCAATAAATACAAAGATCAATTTGAGAAGACTCATGGCGTAAAACTTGGTTTTATGTCTTTCTTCGTTAAAGCGGCTACGCATGCTCTTAAGAAGTTCCCATTATTGAATGCGTCTGTTGATGGTAACGATATCGTTTACCACGGTTACTTTGATATTGGTATTGCTGTGAGCTCACCACGTGGCTTGGTAGTGCCAATTTTGCGTGACGTTGATCAGATGAACTTGGCTGATATTGAGAAGAAGATTGCTGAATTTGGTGTGAAAGCCCGCGAAGGTAAGCTATCAATTGAAGAGTTGACTGGCGGTACATTCTCGATCTCTAACGGTGGCGTGTTCGGCTCTATGCTCTCAACCCCAATTATTAATCCACCACAGTCTGCAATCTTGGGTATTCATGCCACCAAGGATCGTGCAGTGGTTGAAAATGGACAAGTAGTGGTTCGTCCAATTAACTATCTCGCTTTATCTTATGACCACCGCATTATTGATGGTCGTGAGGCTGTGCTTGGTTTAGTTGCCATGAAGGATGCCTTAGAAGATCCTTCACGTCTTCTCCTTGATTTGTAA
- the lpdA gene encoding dihydrolipoyl dehydrogenase: protein MSQAFDVVVIGGGPGGYIAAIRAAQLGFKVACAESNAYDDPKGEPRLGGTCLNVGCIPSKALLASSEEFEKIGHHAADHGIKVGSVSIDSKKMVQRKDDIVTKMTGGIQFLFRKNKITLLKGHASFEGKGADGYQVKIDGKDKETVTAKNVIIATGSKARHLPGLPVDNVLICDNEGALKFDLVPKKLGVIGAGVIGLELGSVWRRLGSEVTVLEALPSFLAACDVSIAKEAQKLFTKQGLNINMGVKIGEVKADKKGVVVNYTDSAGKAAKLECDRLIVSVGRVPNTDKLGLDKIGLKVDERGFIPIDDHTCATAAPGVYAVGDVVRGPMLAHKAEDEGVLAAEVIAGQKPHIDYNCIPWVIYTDPEIAWVGKTEQALKEAGIAYKAGQFPFMANGRALGMGRADGFVKVLADAKTDEILGVHIIGPNASDLIAEAAVAMEFKAAAEDIARICHPHPSLSEVVREAALATDQRALNM, encoded by the coding sequence ATGAGCCAAGCTTTTGATGTAGTCGTAATTGGTGGTGGCCCTGGTGGCTACATCGCCGCGATTCGTGCAGCGCAATTAGGTTTCAAAGTTGCCTGCGCAGAATCAAATGCTTATGATGATCCCAAGGGAGAGCCACGCTTAGGTGGCACCTGCTTGAACGTAGGTTGCATTCCTTCTAAGGCTTTATTGGCATCTTCTGAAGAGTTCGAGAAGATTGGTCATCACGCAGCAGATCATGGAATTAAGGTTGGCTCTGTCAGCATTGATTCTAAAAAGATGGTGCAACGTAAAGATGACATCGTCACCAAGATGACTGGTGGTATTCAGTTCTTGTTCCGTAAAAACAAAATCACTTTGTTAAAAGGCCATGCTTCATTTGAAGGTAAGGGTGCTGACGGATATCAAGTCAAAATTGATGGCAAAGATAAAGAAACTGTTACTGCAAAGAATGTCATTATTGCAACCGGTTCTAAAGCACGTCATTTACCAGGATTGCCAGTAGATAACGTCTTGATTTGCGATAACGAAGGTGCCTTGAAGTTTGATTTAGTGCCTAAGAAGTTAGGCGTGATCGGTGCTGGCGTGATTGGTCTTGAGCTTGGTTCTGTATGGCGCCGTCTTGGTTCTGAAGTCACGGTGCTTGAAGCATTGCCTTCGTTCTTGGCTGCTTGTGATGTCAGCATTGCTAAAGAAGCGCAAAAGCTTTTCACTAAGCAGGGCTTGAACATCAACATGGGCGTGAAGATTGGTGAAGTCAAAGCGGATAAAAAGGGTGTAGTAGTAAATTACACCGACAGCGCTGGTAAAGCCGCTAAATTAGAATGCGATCGCTTGATCGTATCTGTTGGCCGTGTACCAAACACTGATAAGTTGGGCTTAGACAAGATTGGCCTTAAGGTGGATGAACGCGGCTTTATTCCGATTGATGATCACACTTGTGCAACTGCAGCTCCAGGCGTGTATGCCGTTGGTGACGTAGTACGCGGCCCAATGTTGGCTCATAAGGCGGAAGACGAGGGTGTCTTGGCTGCTGAGGTGATTGCTGGTCAGAAACCCCACATCGATTACAACTGCATTCCTTGGGTAATCTATACCGATCCAGAGATCGCTTGGGTTGGCAAAACAGAGCAGGCTCTTAAAGAGGCTGGCATTGCGTACAAGGCTGGACAGTTCCCATTTATGGCTAACGGTCGTGCCCTAGGCATGGGTCGTGCTGATGGTTTTGTCAAAGTATTGGCTGATGCAAAAACCGATGAAATTCTCGGCGTTCACATCATTGGACCAAATGCTTCCGATTTAATTGCTGAGGCAGCAGTTGCGATGGAGTTCAAGGCGGCGGCTGAAGATATTGCACGAATCTGTCATCCACATCCAAGCTTATCGGAAGTGGTACGTGAGGCTGCGTTAGCGACAGATCAACGCGCACTCAATATGTAA
- the zapE gene encoding cell division protein ZapE, with protein MKTIEYYQQELKARGYQSDPAQLRAVERLQKCEDEWIAYKGIRSSNLKKKLFKPTLPRGLYLWGGVGRGKSFLMDCFYAASPLEKKIRIHFHEFMREVHRELHELSGLADPLDELSKRIAKRYRLICFDEFHINDIADAMILYRLLNALFADRVQFVMTSNYRPDQLYPNGLHRDRLLPAIQLLEDKLDVLNVDAGNDYRRVQMAQVEAYLTPVNAQTQATLGQMFKTLIGNQKETRNPVLNIESRELRPLHMADGVVWFDFQTLCCGPRSQNDYLEIAKQFHTVILSGVPYMPPKMTNEARRFIWLIDVLYDHKIKLIMSAEVPAPDLYTEGQITAEFSRTVSRLIEMQSRDYLDAPRRVIDTGLT; from the coding sequence TTGAAAACCATTGAGTATTACCAGCAAGAGTTAAAAGCGCGCGGGTATCAAAGCGATCCCGCGCAGCTTCGTGCTGTTGAGCGTTTGCAAAAATGCGAAGATGAATGGATTGCCTATAAGGGAATCCGCAGCAGCAATCTCAAAAAGAAATTATTTAAACCAACTCTACCTAGGGGTTTGTATTTGTGGGGTGGAGTAGGTCGCGGCAAGTCTTTTTTAATGGACTGTTTTTATGCGGCTTCCCCCTTGGAAAAAAAGATTCGCATTCATTTCCATGAATTTATGCGAGAAGTGCATCGTGAGCTGCATGAACTTTCGGGCTTAGCCGATCCATTGGATGAGTTATCAAAGCGAATTGCAAAGCGCTATCGACTGATTTGTTTTGATGAGTTTCACATCAATGATATTGCCGATGCCATGATTTTGTACCGATTGCTCAATGCTTTGTTTGCTGATCGCGTGCAATTTGTCATGACCTCTAATTACCGGCCCGATCAACTCTATCCCAATGGTTTGCATCGTGATCGCTTGCTTCCTGCAATTCAATTGTTAGAGGATAAGTTGGATGTTCTCAATGTAGATGCTGGTAACGACTATCGCCGTGTTCAGATGGCGCAAGTTGAGGCTTATTTAACGCCTGTCAATGCCCAAACTCAAGCCACCTTGGGTCAGATGTTCAAGACCTTAATTGGCAACCAAAAAGAAACTCGTAATCCGGTATTGAATATTGAATCGCGAGAATTGCGGCCATTACACATGGCTGATGGTGTTGTCTGGTTTGATTTTCAGACGCTCTGTTGCGGTCCGCGATCACAAAATGATTACCTTGAGATTGCCAAACAATTTCATACGGTTATTTTGTCGGGTGTTCCTTACATGCCCCCAAAAATGACCAATGAGGCGCGCCGATTTATTTGGCTGATTGATGTTTTATACGATCATAAGATCAAGTTAATTATGTCCGCTGAGGTTCCAGCCCCAGATTTGTATACAGAGGGTCAAATTACAGCAGAGTTCTCTCGAACAGTCTCTCGTTTGATCGAGATGCAGTCGCGTGACTACCTAGATGCTCCGCGCCGTGTCATTGACACCGGCTTGACCTAA